Proteins encoded in a region of the Megalops cyprinoides isolate fMegCyp1 chromosome 3, fMegCyp1.pri, whole genome shotgun sequence genome:
- the LOC118774971 gene encoding eukaryotic translation initiation factor 1A, X-chromosomal — MPKNKGKGGKNRRRGKNENESEKRELVFKEDGQEYAQVIKMLGNGRLEAMCFDGVKRLCHIRGKLRKKVWINTSDIILVGLRDYQDNKADVILKYNADEARSLKAYGELPEHAKINETDTFGPGDDDEIQFDDIGDDDEDIDDI; from the exons ATGCCCAAGAATAAAG GTAAGGGAGGTAAGAACCGGAGACGTGGTAAGAACGAGAACGAATCTGAGAAGAGAGAACTGGTGTTCAAGGAGGATGGCCAGG AGTATGCCCAGGTGATCAAGATGTTGGGGAATGGCCGTCTAGAGGCCATGTGCTTTGACGGTGTCAAACGTCTGTGCCATATCCGGGGGAAGCTGAGGAAAAAG GTTTGGATAAACACATCAGACATCATTTTGGTGGGGCTGAGAGATTATCAG GACAACAAAGCTGATGTCATACTTAAGTACAATGCTGATGAGGCCAGGAGTCTGAAGGCCTATGGAGAGCTTCCTGAGCATG CTAAAATTAATGAGACGGACACGTTCGGGCCTGGAGATGATGATGAAATTCAGTTTGATGACATTGGCGACGATGATGAGGACATTGATGAT ATATAA
- the LOC118775056 gene encoding zinc finger protein 850-like — MALLLCKEESQECDLNPPLTYQDRCESESTDKIKQEDNEHLKDSDMEKDLEIITVQEVKKEEEEGEWEADLLDSPVELHTNNNHVNEGLHSGGRVSDSFDSGLGSTEENLMQSLIHAGAKSYQCAQCGKNFLSEDDLETHTRKKHCFKKTPARKEYCCSHCGKTFVTLIHFIVHQQIHRGDGKRERPFCCSVCGKSFYREKGLKTHQQSHKGERLHCCSKCGKSFPAKSFLMSHQRSHVRERLYHCSKCGRSFASKTNFERHKEMLYNCSQTGNNCPTEFCLNRHRQAATKKKLASGFQGLTTKKKLYSCSHCERTFTVLSNFIVHQQIHRRDGREERPFKCAQCGKSFYKEDGLKTHQQSHVGERPHCCSQCGKTFRSKTVMMSHKRTHMKEKLYHCYRCAKSFTLKSYFEKHMQIHTGEGHYNGPQCGKAFPSEYCLKRNKKNNTGKDPMVSLQQMPSKKKSYGCSHCGRTFTDLTNFIVHQQIHRGEGKEERPFCCSQCGKSFYREDGLKKHEQMHTREKEHRCCQCGKSFRTKSLLLSHHNVHAKERLYHCLKHAGSFASKGNSEEDIQMYSREKLHRCSQCGKNFSREYCLKRHKQTHAQMRSYGGLKQISTKKYCCSNCGKIFTTLTNFIVHQQIHREQGRSSDTRLQDTHPVGTKNVGRENEELEKDCEGMMKRERQRRNNSHFKTVPELGKGNHSITQPEYLQGLNHLENLNMHVDTVKRPLIPCDKVFQFYPKMIGSTADCTSAGSTAAVRDITVEDGAVRNRAVLNAYNTVSRSESAERPKNSGKIGLLPSEDELREYDLKPELKYSCEQELESQNEMNENSEHMLLRDVEEDHQPQKNVLEEMKKEEVEETDCDVSVNTIKLNNNILQFNQEIFLMERQNLSSCMKDFNIEGHSVIPQQNPVGERPYPSSQVVESFFMEKDLDTHMQRPTRENLYFQQMPTEDKTYCCSHCGRRFNTLTKYIVHLQIHRRDGKEERPFSCSQCGKSFYREEGLKTHLQAHIGERPGYSPQQRKSVRISDLTGHRQKHTAEQRYHCLQCDKSFVRQRSLLEHQESHAKLRSSSICGEVIVTDRIVKQYLTVHTGTATGFAPSANGHVTEETPVGHSHSNSFSPGPKPIMVDADVQMTCNTENMFGSKDMLRRFGKIPFILRKEQSQECVLEPMAEHHHDKDLKSLEQIKQEDNEQMLTGDDCMEEDLQLKIITVEEVKMEEGLAERDSLETTPELNKSSQYVTNRIPVAEKQIGSSTCGTSFATEGNIDTLSFHNTEETTYQYPHCGKSFIREDDLNKHQVTHTRESAYCQQIPSVTKLYSCTRCEKSFATITNYFVHLQIHRGERPFSCSQCGKSYYKEEGLKTHQLSHTGEKH, encoded by the exons ATGGCTTTGCTCTTATGCAAAGAAGAGTCACAGGAATGTGATTTGAACCCACCTCTGACATATCAAGACAGATGTGAATCAGAAtcaacagataaaataaaacaggaggACAATGAACATCTGAAAGACAGTGATATGGAAAAAGATCTGGAGATAATCACTGTGCAGGAAGttaaaaaggaggaggaagaaggtgAATGGGAGGCAGACCTTTTAGACTCTCCTGTGGAATTACATACAAACAATAATCATGTGAATGAAGGACTTCATTCAGGTGGGAGGGTAAGTGACTCCTTTGACAGTGGCCTAGGATCCACAGAGGAAAATCTAATGCAGTCATTAATTCACGCAGGAGCAAAATCATATCAGTGCGCACAGTGTGGCAAAAACTTCTTAAGTGAGGATGAcctggaaacacacacaagaaagaaACACTGTTTCAAGAAAACCCCTGCTAGAAAGGAATATTGTTGCTCACACTGTGGGAAGACCTTTGTTACGTTAATACATTTCATTGTGCACCAGCAAATTCACAGAGGAGATGGGAAACGAGAGAGACCattctgttgctctgtgtgtggcaaAAGTTTCTATAGAGAGAAGGGGCTGAAGACTCATCAGCAAAGTCACAAAGGAGAgagactgcactgctgctctaaATGCGGGAAATCATTTCCTGCAAAGTCCTTTCTAATGAGTCACCAACGTAGTCACGTAAGAGAGAGACTTTACCACTGCTCCAAGTGTGGAAGGAGTTTTGCTTCTAAAACGAATTttgaaagacacaaagaaatgCTATACAATTGCTCACAGACTGGGAATAACTGCCCCACAGAGTTTTGTTTAAACAGGCACAGACAAGCAGCTACCAAAAAGAAACTTGCTAGTGGTTTTCAGGGACTaactacaaaaaagaaattatataGTTGTTCCCATTGTGAGAGGACCTTTACAGTATTGTCAAATTTCATTGTTCACCAGCAAATTCACAGAAGAGACGGTAGAGAAGAGAGACCATTTAAGTGCGCTCAATGTGGGAAAAGTTTCTACAAGGAGGATGGTCTGAAAACACATCAGCAGTCTCACGTAGGAGAGAGGCCACACTGTTGCTCTCAGTGTGGGAAGACATTTAGATCAAAGACAGTTATGATGAGTCACAAAAGAACTCACATGAAAGAGAAATTGTACCACTGCTACAGGTGTGCTAAAAGTTTTACACTGAAaagttattttgaaaaacatatgcagatacacacaggGGAGGGTCACTACAATGGCCCCCAGTGTGGGAAAGCCTTCCCTTCAGAATACTGTCTCaagagaaacaagaaaaacaacactggaAAAGACCCCATGGTCAGTTTGCAACAAATGccttcaaaaaagaaatcatatgGTTGTTCACATTGTGGAAGGACCTTTACAGACTTAACTAATTTCATTGTTCACCAGCAAATTCACAGAGGAGAGGGTAAGGAGGAGAGGCCATTTTGCTGTTCTCAGTGTGGTAAAAGCTTCTACAGAGAAGATGGACTGAAAAAGCACGAGCAAATGCACACCAGAGAGAAAGAACACCGTTGCTGTCAGTGTGGAAAGTCATTTAGAACAAAATCACTTCTTCTGAGTCATCACAATGTACATGCAAAAGAGAGACTGTACCACTGCCtaaagcatgctgggagtttTGCCTCAAAAGGTAATTCTGAAGAAGATATCCAAATGTACTCAAGAGAGAAATTACACCGTTGCTCCCAATGTGGTAAAAATTTCTCCAGAGAATATTGTCTCAAAAGACACAAGCAAACCCACGCACAAATGAGATCTTATGGCGGCTTAAAACAGATATctacaaaaaaatattgttgttcCAACTGTGGCAAGATATTTACTACGTTAACAAATTTTATCGTGCACCAGCAAATTCACAGAGAACAGGGGAGAAGCAGTGACACCCGCTTGCAAGACACTCATCCTGTCGGAACAAAAAATGTAGGCAGGGAGAACGAGGAATTAGAGAAAGATTGTGAAGGGATGATGAAAAGAGAGCGGCAGAGACGCAacaacagccattttaaaactGTACCTGAACTGGGCAAAGGCAACCACAGCATTACGCAGCCTGAATATTTGCAGGGGCTCAATCATTTAGAAAACTTAAACATGCATGTGGACACAGTAAAGAGACCTCTGATACCATGTGATAAAGTATTTCAATTTTATCCAAAAATGATTGGCAGTACAGCTGACTGTACAAGTGCTGGATCCACCGCAGCTGTAAGAGACATAACTGTCGAGGATGGAGCCGTCAGGAACAGAGCGGTGTTGAAT GCTTACAACACAGTGAGCAGGTCTGAGAGTGCAGAGAGACCTAAGAACTCTGGGAAGATAGGTTTGCTCCCGAGTGAAGATGAATTACGTGAATATGATTTGAAACCAGAACTGAAATACAGTTGTGAACAGGAATTAGAatcacagaatgaaatgaaCGAGAACAGTGAACATATGCTCCTGAGAGATGTGGAAGAGGATCACCAGCCACAGAAGAATGTGttggaggaaatgaaaaaggaagaagtGGAGGAGACTGATTGTGACGTTTCTGTTAACACcataaaattaaacaataacATTCTGCAATTTAACCAAGAAATCTTCTTAATGGAGAGACAAAATCTTTCTTCCTGCATGAAGGATTTCAACATAGAAGGACATTCAGTGATACCTCAGCAAAATCCAGTAGGAGAAAGACCATACCCCAGCTCTCAGGTTGTGGAATCCTTCTTTATGGAGAAGGACCtggatacacacatgcaaagaccTACAAGGGAAAATCTGTATTTTCAGCAAATGCCAACTGAAGATAAAACATATTGTTGTTCCCACTGTGGAAGAAGATTTAATACATTGACAAAGTACATTGTGCACCTACAAATTCATCGAAGGGATGGGAAAGAGGAAAGGCCATTTAGCTGCTCCCAGTGTGGCAAAAGTTTCTACAGAGAGGAAggtctgaagacacacctgCAAGCACACATAGGAGAAAGACCAGGCTATAGCCCTCAACAAAGGAAGTCTGTAAGAATATCAGATCTGACGGGTCACCGgcaaaagcacacagctgaGCAACGGTACCATTGCCTTCAGTGTGACAAAAGCTTTGTTAGGCAGAGATCTTTGTTAGAACACCAAGAAAGTCATGCCAAATTAAGATCCAGCTCCATTTGTGGGGAGGTGATTGTGACAGACCGGATTGTGAAACAGTACCTGAcagtgcacacaggcacagcaaCTGGATTTGCCCCCAGTGCAAATGGACATGTCACTGAGGAGACCCCTGTAGGGCACAGCCACTCAAACAGTTTTAGTCCTGGACCCAAGCCCATAATGGTTGATGCGGATGTGCAAATG ACATGCAACACAGAGAATATGTTTGGGAGCAAAGATATGCTCAGGAGATTCGGGAAAATTCCTTTCATCCTCAGAAAAGAGCAGTCGCAAGAATGTGTCTTGGAACCAATGGCAGAACACCATCACGATAAAGACTTAAAATCATTGgagcaaataaaacaagagGATAATGAACAGATGCTGACAGGAGATGATTGTATGGAAGAAGATCTCCAGCTGAAAATAATCACAGTGGAGGAAGTGAAAATGGAGGAGGGGCTGGCTGAAAGGGACAGTCTTGAAACTACCCCAGAATTAAATAAAAGTAGTCAGTATGTCACCAACAGAATCCCTGTAGCTGAGAAACAGATTGGTTCCTCCACTTGTGGGACAAGTTTCGCCACTGAGGGAAATATTGATACACTTTCATTCCATAACACAGAGGAAACAACATACCAATACCCACATTGTGGGAAAAGCTTCATTAGAGAGGATGACCTAAACAAACACCAGGTAACTCACACAAGAGAGAGTGCCTATTGTCAGCAGATCCCTTCAGTCACAAAATTATATTCTTGTACTCGCTGTGAGAAGAGCTTTGCTACCATAACAAATTATTTTGTACACCTGCAAattcacagaggagagagaccgTTTAGTTGCTCCCAGTGTGGCAAAAGCTACTACAAGGAGGAGGGTCTGAAAACACACCAGCTAAGTCATACAGGAGAGAAACATTGA